The window CTTTCCGTCGGGGGAGAACTCGGCGTAGCATCCTCGCAACCTCAAGCCGTTGGCGAGCGGAATGACATTCAACGCGCTGGAACCATCAAACTGACCAAAGACCAAATGGACTTCTTCGTCTTGACCACTCACAACCGCACACCACTGCTGCTCATCGTTTGACAGGGCGATGTGCCGGATCGGTGCAACGCCTCGGCAGACTTCTGTCCTCGTTCCGGTTTCCAGGTCCATCCGCTCGATGCTCCCGTCGTAATAGCCGAGCAAGCAAGTCGCGGAATGTTCGCAACCGGTGATGGCGGTCAGCGGACTCGGTTTCACATCGAAAGACTGGATCTTCTCAATGATTTTCTCCGGCTCATCGGCAATAACCGGAAAACAAACCAACACGGCTTGCACCATCAAGAATCCCATCGTCTTCGCTCGATTCATTGTGTACCCACCTGGTTTGAAACACCGGACCCCAAGACTCCGTCCAATCCGAAAAAGAAGAACGGTAAGGATAAGGCATGCCACGGGTGCGAAGCAAATTTCTCAGATTTGAATACCCCGAGTCATTCGGGTCCTTAAAGCCTTGGAAAGGATCTGCGGAAAGCGCTCCTCCCAACGGAAGTCGTCGCGAGTTCATTTCACCACTCACGAGTGCATTCGATATTGGCCAATTTGTATGTTGCAACGCGTTTTGGCGAACACATTTCCCAAAACATAAACGGTGATCATACTTCTTAACCAGTGTCGGTACTGGATGATTACTCAGCGGTTGCTTGATTTTGTTGGGTTGGCTTCACTGCCGAATTAACTGATCGCTGGATTCTTTCGCCGGCGACATCTTCTCAGCAGACTCGCAGCCGAAACGAGAGTAATTACAGCTAGACTGGAAGGTTCAGGCACTGCCGATACGGACGCTTGTCCACTGAGAAAGGAAGAAAGAAATAGAGTTGTATCCTGGTCGCTCACCAAGTCGATCGCGAAGCTGGCTGAGTTACTGATTGATGTGATACCCCCATCAGGGTCACTCAACTCGTGTTCGAGAAAGACCACGTTTTCGGCGTCGCTATAGGTGATGTCCAAATCACCAAAAATGATTGATATGGTTTCAGGATCGGACCAGCGACTAGACTCAAGATACAGTTGGTAGTTCACCGAAAAGTTGATCGTGACATCCGCTCCGGTTCTATTGTCGAGCAATATGCCGACAGTTGAGAATGCGAACGGTTCACTCGTCCCAGGACCGTTCAATTCAATTTCAATCGAATTGTCGATCTGAATGGTGTCGGCGACGCCGAGTGAGTTGGGGTTGCTCCCTCCATTTGCTGATGCAAATGCTGAAGTCACGACGCTACCAAAACCAAAGTCATCAGATTGATCATACGGTTCGCTCATTATGTCTAGCCCGGTTGTTGATACCGGATTGCCGCCGCTGTCGACCACACCGTCAATCCTAATGGAGGCATGAATCATCCCCGAGGAGGTGACCAGAGCAGCATGCGATTGTTGCGATGCGACAAGAACCGTCAGGATGACGAACGTTCTCGGAGCCATTGGTATCAATCGAGTCACAGCAAATTGTTGGTTGATCATCTTGAAGCAGGTCAATGGGAGGGAAGCTTTGAGCGTCGTTGGAGGAATGTCGTTACAGGATGGTTTCTGCCTGGGATCCGGCACGCCTGACACCTATCGCGCGATCTCCCAAACCGTTGAAGTACAGGTCTCGTCCTGATAAGCCAAACAACATGTCTCGTTCACCATCGTCGGTGTCGTCGATCAACCCATCGATCGCTTCGATCCGCGTGTTGTAGGGATCATCGCCGTTCCAGACGGACATGACTTGGTCTTGCAAGGAATGTCCGGAAGGGTTTTCGTCAATCGCATGAAAGTCACCACCGATCAAAAGGTCTTCATCACGACCGCCGAGTAGATGATCGCGACCGCCACCCCCAATCAATACGTTGCGCGCCTGCCCGCCGAGCAAGAAGTCATTTCCTTCTCCTCCAAGCAGGAGGCTGGAACCGCCACCTGCTGTGAGGACATCGTTTCCGGATCCACCATCGATCGTTGCGGGCACGGTGACCCACGCGGACGCACGGAAGATATCGTTGCCATCCCGCATTTTCGCCTCAATTGATTGCACATCCGCAAGCGGGAACCAGGTGGAACCGAGTTGCAAGCGGTGGGTAGATGGCAGAAAGTTGGCGTAGACGTAGACGCGGGATCCAAGGCGAGAAACATTGACCAAATCGTTTTGGTCTGTACCGATGATGTGCAGCACTCCGTTAACCAACCTCACACCAGTCGTAGGTTCGGCGGATTGGATCTCCGCTGTCAGTGACGTAGTTGTATGAAGGTCTCCGTCGTCGATTGTGATCTCAACTGGATACGATCCTGGAGTCGCGTAAATGTGAGTCGCTTCGAAAGTTTTGCTGTTGGAATCGATTGAGATTTCCAATGGTCGAGGACCACTTCCATCACCCCAATCGACGGTACCGAAATGGATCAACGACGTTCCTGCATCCAGGAAGGTTCCGCTGATCCGCACGACTTCGCCCGCAACAGATTGGTCATCGCGACCCGCTAGCTCAATCGACTCGATAGTCGGTGCGAGGTTGCGGACGAGAATTTGGACGATGGCCGTTTGACTTTTTCCAGCACTGTTTTCGGCGTAATAGCTGAATTCGTCGATTCCGCGGAAGTCTTCCAGCGGCGTGTAGGTGAAGGTTCCATCCGGCCTGAGTGTGAAGCTCTCTGCATACTCTGGTGCTGTTGCTAGAACCGCTTGCAATGGATCGCTTGTCGCCCCAATGTCATTGCTTAAAACGCTGTCGGCAATTTCGACTGACAGCGTGGTCGCTTGATCGACTTCAAAACTGTCTGCCAACGCAACTGCCGGCAACTGCGTCGTAACGCCACTGTTACTGGTTTGCGAACTGTCATCGGAAACACTGACGTTGATTGCGTAGATGCCGTCTTTCGGGGGCGACGAATTCAATGCATACGAATGGCCGATGCGGAACTCTCGCTGTCCCGCCGTGAATATCAGGGTATCGGTTTGATTGTCTCCCCAGCTAACGTTGATTGTGTGGGTATCCACTGTGCTGGCATCGCTGAACGTTCCAGTAAGTGTGACATCACCATTTGCATCTATGATTGGTTCAACGTTGATGCTGCTGATGACCGGTGCATTGTTGTTTACTGTTAATTCGCTGGTGCTCGCCGCGACGGCTTGGTCGGCGTTCAAGACTGCCGTATTGAATAGATATGCTGATCCCGGTGGGAACTCAGCCGAGGAGTTGATGGTCACTTCATAAGTTACAGTTCCGAAAGCCCCTGGTGCGATATCACCAAGTTCCCAGCGAATCACATTGCCGTCGGCTGTCCCGCCGTCGCTGATATTGGTAGGCATCCCCATCAGCGATTCATCGAAGTCGTCCATCAGAACTCCACCAGTGATAGTGGTGGTGCCCGTGTTCTCGTATCGCAGGGTGAATGAGAGCGTATCGCCGGGTTCGGGTGTCTCACTGACGGCCACTGCCCGCATGGATGGAGCGGCAAAGGCGGTCGCAAAACCTCTTGAAGCGGACATCAACGACACCAGTTCAGAATCGGGCACGATGGTCGTATCGTATTCGACGTTCAACGAAGTGGTGTCCAGGTCGCCGACCAGTACCAATCGAGTTGTATGCGTATGAGCTTTGAACTCGAATTCAGGCTTAGCGATCACTTGGATGATGTGATAGCCTTCCGCCGTCGGCGTCCATCCCATCGATAGCAAAGCAGGGCCAGCTAGACCGCCTTCAGGAAAACTGATCGAGCCACTTCCAATCTCGAACGTGCGTACCTGTCCGGCGACGGGGAAAAGGTCGTTGAATGTCACAGGAACTTTCAAAAGAAGTTGATCGAGCTCGAAGTTGAAGCTGCCGAGGATGGTTGCCTCTTCACCGATCTGAGGATTCTCTGGTAAAACGGGATCAGTGACCTCAACCGAAGAAGAGAAGACATAGCCCGGTCCTGCCGGTCCGCGTGGTCGTTGCGGTGGAGGATCGGGGGATTCGCCGTCGACGGTGAGTGTCGACTCAAACACCCTGCTAAATGTCCCGTCACTAATTTCAAACCGTAGCGTGTAGTCACCATCTTCCTTCGGGCTCCGCATGGTGTGCAGGAAATTGCCGTTGGGTGCCGTCCGGGCTCCTGATGCTGCCAACACGTTGCCTGACGAGTCGAACAACCGAGCGGTCACGCTTGCGTTCTGGATGGGGAAGTCATTGGTTCCCGGAATGGTACTGAAGTCGTAGTAAGCTTGGCCGCCGACTGCTACGTATTGGTCTCGGTAGAACGTGCGGTCAGGGATGTCCGCGACTAACTCGGCGGAGCCGAAATCGGGGCTGCCGACTTGCAAGACTTGGATTGCCTCATTGTTTGACTCGTCCAATTCTTCGATCGTTGAGTCAGGATCCAACACGACGCGAACTAGTAGGTACGCTTCCTTGGTTGGCAACGCAGGCTGACCGTTGTTGCCGTCCCAAGTCACGCGAATCTGTGCTTCTGATTTCGCATCTTCTTCGGGATCCGCATCAATCGAAGGAAGCAACCCACGACCGATTTCTAAGAATGACTCCGTCAAGGCGTCGTATACCTGGATGCTGACAGGAACTTCACTCGCGGCAAGTGTTCCCGCGTTGGTCACGTCCACGACAAAATCGAATGATTCACCGACGCCCGGATTGATTGGATCAAACAGGACATCCGAGGAGATCAATGTCAGGTCTGCCAGTGGCGGTAAGTCCACTTCAACGATCAAATTCTTGCTGGTAACCCCGCCTTCCCCGTCGTCAATCGTGACGATGGCGGTGTAGACGCCCGCGGCACCATAGGCATGGCTGAGTTCGAACTCGTTTCCATTGAGCACTAGAAGCTGATCACCGGAACCGTCCGCGTAATTGATTGTGCCTGTCCAGATATCAGGCCCTGGGTCAACAAAAGAACCATCGATTGTCCAGGTTTCACCTCTGCCGACTGCGATCGAGGGATCAAGTGAGATTGTCGGAGCCACGTTGCGAACGTTGACAGTTGCGTAGGCGGTGTCCGAATCACCTGATAAGTCAATCGCACGCATGCCCACTGTCACGCTCGTTGGACCATTTAGATGGTTTGCGTCAAAGTCTGGATTGCTGCCAAGTTCATCGCCACGCTCAGCTCCGACTCCTGTCTCTCCGAATACTCCGTCGCCATCCAGGTCCCAATGAAAGACGAGTGTCTCATCTGACGCGTCAGGGTCGCGGGAATTCAATGCGTTCAATTGCACTGCCCCACCCTCATTTACTTCGTATGGACCACCGGCATCGGCGACGGGTGGGACATTGGGTGGTGTGGTCACGGTCAACACGACGTCATTGCCGGTCGCCGCATCTGATCCCAAATAGGTAATCTGTGCACTCAGTGAGGAGCCGAGGAAATTGTCAATGAACGAACTTTCCGGCAAACCTTTGAAGGTTCCCAACACTGCTTCCATTCCGTCGTTTTCAATCAAGACGAAGGACTCCGCGAGTCCAACTGAATACTCCCCATCGATGACCAGATTGACTCCGGTCAGATCCAGACTACCGAGGAGGCTGAGCTGGGAATATTCAGTATTTGGTGTGGTGCCATCAATTGTGAATCGAATGTCGCGATTGGGGGCAAAAGACAACTCGCTGGCAATCACTTCATTGGATGTCAAACCAACGTGCACCGCGTGAGGAGCCGCACCTGGATTCAACCAAAGCTTGCCCCCAGCGGTGTCGATCGTGCCTGCCAGGAAGATGTCACCTGATGTGATGAATTGCAGATCGGTGTTTGTTGCCAGTGTCACATCGCCACTCAAGGTGATGTCGCCGTTGATTTCCTCGTTGCCAATGACCAACGATGGGCTCGTGATTCGATTGAGCAATCCAATGGGAAGGCTTAGTTCACCCGTGTTTTCCGTACCTACCCCGATGTCCCTGTCGGCCGATAACGGAGCCAGCACCACCGAGTCGGCGGATTGAATCGTTGATGTCAGATCAACATTTAGATCGTCGACCTTCAACGTGACTCGTCCCGTCCCTTGAGTTTGGACGCTGACGCCGGCGTTGATGGTGATCTGCTCCGCGAGAACATCCAGGTCGTCATTGTTCTTCAGTACGAACGTCTCGTCGAAGGCGACCTGATCAGTTCCCCCACCTCCGTCGATGGCAACATTCGCGGCCAAGGAGCTGCCGATGCCTGCGAGAGTGACGGTGTCACTGTCAATGATGTCGCCCAACACGGTCAGTCTTCCGCTCACGTTGCGAACCAGAAGTCCACCCAGCGATTCGCTGAAGGAGATGAGCGTGTCGGTGGTATCAGCGGCAGTGAAAGTGGTCGTGATTTCGTTGGCAACGAGATTGGTTTGATCGATGTCGACAAGCAGATTGGCGATGCTTGAATTGGTCAGGTTGAACAGGTTTCCGGTCGCCAGTTCGAATGTCACATCATTGAGCTGAAGCGTTCCTTGGGCTGGGTCATAGGACACCGTCTGGAAGCTGCCTCCGGTGAATCCCAAGCCATCATTTCCTCCCGAACCACCGTCAAAGGCAATTTGCAGGGCGGCTTCCAGGTTTCCGCCGGTGTAATCCACCAGCAGCGTGTCATCGCCACTGCCGCCGAGGATGGAATCAAAGCCCGTGTAAGTCACGGAGTTGACTCGGATGTCACCATCGGCGGTGACTTGCCAATTGGTATTTGCTTCGCTTCCCAGCAGTTGATTGTCCGCAGGCGCCAGGGCGACGACATTTTCAAGTGAGTAGGAGTCGAGCACACCGGGGACACTGCGGCTGTTGACACTGACTTCCAGGGGCTCACTGCGTGCGGCGAGTTCCAAGCGGTCAGTGCCACCGTTGCCGATGAAAAAGCCATCGTGGGAACCGTCACTTTCGATGGTAAAGACATCCTCCTGGGGGCCGCCATCGAGACGTCCAACATTGGCGAAGCTGTACTGGCCGTCGTTGATTGTTCCAGTGTTCTCACCGGTAATTGTCCACTGATTGACCGAGTCAGGTCCTTCGACTCGTTGGTACGTGGATCCCGAGCCGATGACAGCTTCGAAGTTGGTGGTTGCCCCCGCGCGTCCACTGCTGGTCCCAATACCATTGGCTTGGTTCGCACTCCAACTGACCAGGACGCTGGTGTTGGCTTGATACTGCGAGTAGTCGAGCGTGTCCCAGCCCTCGCCGGTATCCAGCGTTCCGTAGATGTAGTTCGAACTGCTAATGTCACCAAACTGAAACGTATCGTCTGCCGATCCACCGACCAGCGATTCGACATCATAGAAACTGGTCGTGGTGTTGAGTGTGCCGTCGTTGCGATCATCGATCGTCCAGACACTGTGCACGTTCGGACCGATCAGCGTGTCGCTGCCACCCTCGCCGCGAACTGCCCCAGTCGATTGGCCAAGCACCGTGAAGGTGTCATCTCCATCTCGTCCATACAGTTGACCGCTCCAGTTCCCACCGACATCCACGGTGAAGGAGTCCGCCGTGTCGCTGCCATACAGACGTTCGACGGCCGTGAAGTCAAAACGTTGGCCATCGACGAGGACGTAACCGGTGTCATCTCCGGTGATGTGCCAATCGGTTGCTAGCTCTGGAGCGTAGAGTGACTCGGTACCACTCCCACCCACGAACTCATCGAAACCCGCACTGTAATGCACGTTGTTGGCAATGACGGTCCCATCGGATTGCAGGTCTAATGTTGCGGTGCTGGTGCCACCGACCAAGCGGTTGTCTTGTTCTCCTTCGATGAGCAATTCTCCTGCATAGAAGCTGCCGAGTACTCCTGCAACATTGCGGTTGGAAACGTTGACATCGAGCGGCACGCCGCGATCTTCCAATTCGATGCGATCGTCGTTGATGGAGCCGCTGACAGAGCCGGTGATGGATGCATCACTTTCGACGCGAAAGACATCTGCTTGTGGTCCACCCTCGAGGCGAGCGATGTTGGCGAAGCTGTATTGGCCGTTGTTGATGTTGCCCGTGTTCTCACCGGTAATTGTCCACTGATTGACCGAGTCAGGTCCTTCGATTCGTTGGTACGTGGATCCCGAGCCGATGACAGCTTCGAAGTTGGTGGTTGCCCCCGCGCGTCCACTGCTGGTCCCAACACCATTGGCTTGGTTCGCACTCCAACTGACCAGGACGCTGGTGTTGGCTTGATACTGCGAGTAGTCGAGCGTGTCCCAGCCCTCGCCGGTATCCAGCGTTCCGTAGATGTAGTTCGAACTGCTAATGTCACCAAACTGAAACGTATCGTCTGCCGATCCACCGACCAGCGATTCAACATCGTAAAAGCTGGTTGTTGTATTGAGCGTGCCATCGTTGCGATCGTCGATGGTCCAGACGCTGTTCACGTTCGGACCGATCAGCGTGTCGCTGCCACCCTCGCCACGAACCGCCCCAGTCGATTGGCCAAGCACCGTGAAGGTGTCATCTCCATCTCGTCCATACAGTTGACCACTCCAGTTCCCACCGACATCCACGGTGAAGGAGTCCGCCGTGTCGCTGCCGTACAGACGTTCGACAGCCGTGAAGTCGAAGCGTTGGCCATCGACGAGGACATAACCGGTGTCGTCTCCGGTGATGTGCCAGTCGGTTGACAAATCGGGAGCGTGGAGTGACGCGGTACCACTTCCTCCCACGAACTGATCGAAACCTGCACTGTAGTGCACATTGTTCCCAGTGACGGTCCCGTCGGTGTTTAAATTCAGTGTTACGGTGCTGGTGCCACCGACCAAGCGATTGTCATGTTCTCCTTCGATGAGCAATTCTCCTGCATAGAAGCTGCCGAGTACTCCTGCAACATTGCGATTGGAGACGTTGACATCGAGCGGCACGCCGCGGTCGGCCAGTTCGATGCGATCATCGTTGATGGAGCCGCTGACAGAACCAGTGATGGATGCATCACTTTCGACGCGAAAGACATCTGCTTGTGGTCCACCCTCGAGGCGAGCGATGTTGGTGAAGCTGTATTGGCCGCTGTTGATGTTGCCGGTGTTCTCTCCGGTGATCGTCCACTGGTTGACCGAGTCTGGTCCTTCCAGTCTCTGGTAGCCGTTGGCCCCCGAACCCACGACGGCCTCAAAGTTGGTGGCAGCGCCCACAATTCCTGTGTATGAGCTAGTTCCGACGCCGGTGGCTCGGTTCTGTGCCCAACTGACATACACGCTGTGGCTTACGTAGAACTCCGAATAGTCCAGCGTGTCCCAACCCTCGCCGGTATCCAGCGTGCCTTGGATGTAGTCCGAACTACCTCCGGTGAACTGGAACGTATCGTCTGCCGATCCACCGACTAGCGATTCGACATCATAGAAACTGGTTGTTGTATTGAGTGTGCCGTCGTTGCGATCATCGATGGTCCAGACACTATTCACGTTCGGACCGATCAGCGTGTCGCTGCCGCCTTCGCCACGAACTGCCCCAGTCGATTGGCCAAGCATCGTGAAGTTGTCATCTCCATCTCGTCCATACAGTTGACCGCTCCAGTTCCCACCGACATCCACGGTGAAGGAGTCCGCCGTGTCGCTGCCATACAGACGTTCGACGGCCGTGAAGTCGAAGCGTTGGCCATCGAAAAGGACGTGACCGGTGTCGTCTTCAGTGATGTACCAGTCGGTTGACAAATCGGGAGCGTGGAGTGACGCGGTACCACTTCCTCCCACGAACTGATCGAAACCTGCACTGTAGTGCACGTTGTTGGCAATGACGGTCCCATCGGATTGCAGGTTCAACGTTACAGTGCTGGTGCCACCGATCAAGCGGTTGTCTTGTTCTCCTTCGATGAGCAATTCTCCTGCATAGAAGCTGCCGAGTACTCCTGCAACATTGCGGTTGGAAACGTTGACATCGAGCGGCACGCCGCGATCTTCCAATTCGATGCGATCGTCGTTGATGGAGCCGCTGACAGAGCCGGTGATGGATGCGTCACTTTCGACGCGAAAGACATCTGCTTGTGGTCCACCCTCGAGGCGAGCGATGTTGGTGAAGCTGTACTGGCCGTTGTTGATGTTGCCGGTGTTCTCTCCGGTGATCGTCCACTGGTTGACGGAGTCAGGACCTTCCAGTCTCTGGTAGCCGTTGGCCCCCGAACCCACGACGGCCTCAAAGTTGGTGGCAGCACCCGCAATTCCTGTGTATGAGCTAGTTCCGACACCGGTGGCTCGGTTCTGTGCCCAACTGACATACACGCTGTGGCTCGCGAAGAACTGTGAGTAGTCCAGCGTGTCCCAACCCTCGCCGGTGTCCAGCGTTCCGTTGATGTAGTCCGAACTACCTCCGGTGAACTGGAACGTATCGTCTGCCGATCCACCGACGAGCGATTCGACATCGTAGAAGCTGGTTGTTGTATTGAGCGTGCCGTCGTTGCGATCATCGATCGTCCACAGGTTGTTGGTGTCGGGACCGATCAAGGTGTCATTCCCGTTGCCAGCTAAAATCTGTCTTGTTTCGACGCTATGCCCGATCACAGCGAAGCCGTTGACTTCCGTTGTTTGCCCATCGACTATGAACGTGTCGTCGCCACTGCTGCCGATGATTGACAAAGTGTCGGTACCGCTGGTCGCCAAAATTCGTAGCTTGGTTGTTGGAGTGTCCAATTCGCCATTGAAAACAGTTGAGCCGCCACGCCTGACCAACCATTCGTTGGTCCCGCTGCCGACGTACTGCGCCGTGAAGATTTCATTGGCGGAGGTACCGATGACATCGTGGTATTCGCCATCCGTGTCCAGGACATCGATTTGAAACGCTTTTTCGGTGACCTCTCCCAAACTGTCGGTGGCACGCACACGAACGGAATAAACCGACTGCACCTCGTCGTCCAACGTGGCGGCGGTGACCAGTTGTTCCGAGTCGACGCGGAAATTGGCGTTGTCCTCTCCGCCTTCACCAGCGACCAGCTCAAAAGTGTACGGAGCGGTACCGTCGGGATTGACTGCTGCTAATTCACCAACTGGAGAATCCAATGGCAATTTCTCGTAGACAAAGCCACTCGAAAGGAAAATATCCCCAGCCAACAAATGGCGTTTTTCCAATTGTTCAGCGAGCAATTTGCGGCGACGTGGAGCAGATCGGCTTGGTTTGCGGGGGCCAAGGAATGGATTGAATCGGCGACTGCTTGAGTATGTCATCGAGAAAGCCGAGTGGATTGGGGAGACAAAACGAAGGCCAAAGCTTCATGCGAAAAGCCACTTCGATCTGTCCCGTCTTTTCCCGGAAATTTCTTTTCTTCAGGACACGCTCGCCCGTTCAGCGGGATCGTCTCCTGACAGGCGTCCGAAAACAAACGTGATGCGGGACGATTGTTTGGTGATTTTCGCATGGCATAGAGGAAGAGATTGAAACCGAGCTCACCAGATTCCTGATGCGCCTGCCCTTCCAAGCTGTAGCGACGTCGGTGGTGGCTTGGTTCTGAAGTCATTGGAGCTTTCCCCAATTGGTAGCCACATAATGTTTCAATCACTTCTGCGAACTGATGCTGCTACTCGTGGAGTGCGATTCCTCCCTGGATCTCGGCATCTCCGCCTCGAGATGCTGGAGCGACGAGATCTCCTCGCCGCGGACCCGCTACTTCAATTCGTTTTGTCGGCGCGCGATGAAAACGATGCGTTGATCGAGAACCTCCAGGGAGTCTCGGAGGTCTCCATCAACGACACGGAGTCGATTGACTACCGAGTCAACGTTGGTGAGGAGTTCAATCTTCGCGTCGCCGCTCAGACGCTCCAAAGCGATTCCACGTTCGGCATCGATCAGATGTTCACAGACCTG of the Rhodopirellula baltica SH 1 genome contains:
- a CDS encoding PEP-CTERM sorting domain-containing protein produces the protein MINQQFAVTRLIPMAPRTFVILTVLVASQQSHAALVTSSGMIHASIRIDGVVDSGGNPVSTTGLDIMSEPYDQSDDFGFGSVVTSAFASANGGSNPNSLGVADTIQIDNSIEIELNGPGTSEPFAFSTVGILLDNRTGADVTINFSVNYQLYLESSRWSDPETISIIFGDLDITYSDAENVVFLEHELSDPDGGITSISNSASFAIDLVSDQDTTLFLSSFLSGQASVSAVPEPSSLAVITLVSAASLLRRCRRRKNPAIS
- a CDS encoding PKD domain-containing protein; its protein translation is MTYSSSRRFNPFLGPRKPSRSAPRRRKLLAEQLEKRHLLAGDIFLSSGFVYEKLPLDSPVGELAAVNPDGTAPYTFELVAGEGGEDNANFRVDSEQLVTAATLDDEVQSVYSVRVRATDSLGEVTEKAFQIDVLDTDGEYHDVIGTSANEIFTAQYVGSGTNEWLVRRGGSTVFNGELDTPTTKLRILATSGTDTLSIIGSSGDDTFIVDGQTTEVNGFAVIGHSVETRQILAGNGNDTLIGPDTNNLWTIDDRNDGTLNTTTSFYDVESLVGGSADDTFQFTGGSSDYINGTLDTGEGWDTLDYSQFFASHSVYVSWAQNRATGVGTSSYTGIAGAATNFEAVVGSGANGYQRLEGPDSVNQWTITGENTGNINNGQYSFTNIARLEGGPQADVFRVESDASITGSVSGSINDDRIELEDRGVPLDVNVSNRNVAGVLGSFYAGELLIEGEQDNRLIGGTSTVTLNLQSDGTVIANNVHYSAGFDQFVGGSGTASLHAPDLSTDWYITEDDTGHVLFDGQRFDFTAVERLYGSDTADSFTVDVGGNWSGQLYGRDGDDNFTMLGQSTGAVRGEGGSDTLIGPNVNSVWTIDDRNDGTLNTTTSFYDVESLVGGSADDTFQFTGGSSDYIQGTLDTGEGWDTLDYSEFYVSHSVYVSWAQNRATGVGTSSYTGIVGAATNFEAVVGSGANGYQRLEGPDSVNQWTITGENTGNINSGQYSFTNIARLEGGPQADVFRVESDASITGSVSGSINDDRIELADRGVPLDVNVSNRNVAGVLGSFYAGELLIEGEHDNRLVGGTSTVTLNLNTDGTVTGNNVHYSAGFDQFVGGSGTASLHAPDLSTDWHITGDDTGYVLVDGQRFDFTAVERLYGSDTADSFTVDVGGNWSGQLYGRDGDDTFTVLGQSTGAVRGEGGSDTLIGPNVNSVWTIDDRNDGTLNTTTSFYDVESLVGGSADDTFQFGDISSSNYIYGTLDTGEGWDTLDYSQYQANTSVLVSWSANQANGVGTSSGRAGATTNFEAVIGSGSTYQRIEGPDSVNQWTITGENTGNINNGQYSFANIARLEGGPQADVFRVESDASITGSVSGSINDDRIELEDRGVPLDVNVSNRNVAGVLGSFYAGELLIEGEQDNRLVGGTSTATLDLQSDGTVIANNVHYSAGFDEFVGGSGTESLYAPELATDWHITGDDTGYVLVDGQRFDFTAVERLYGSDTADSFTVDVGGNWSGQLYGRDGDDTFTVLGQSTGAVRGEGGSDTLIGPNVHSVWTIDDRNDGTLNTTTSFYDVESLVGGSADDTFQFGDISSSNYIYGTLDTGEGWDTLDYSQYQANTSVLVSWSANQANGIGTSSGRAGATTNFEAVIGSGSTYQRVEGPDSVNQWTITGENTGTINDGQYSFANVGRLDGGPQEDVFTIESDGSHDGFFIGNGGTDRLELAARSEPLEVSVNSRSVPGVLDSYSLENVVALAPADNQLLGSEANTNWQVTADGDIRVNSVTYTGFDSILGGSGDDTLLVDYTGGNLEAALQIAFDGGSGGNDGLGFTGGSFQTVSYDPAQGTLQLNDVTFELATGNLFNLTNSSIANLLVDIDQTNLVANEITTTFTAADTTDTLISFSESLGGLLVRNVSGRLTVLGDIIDSDTVTLAGIGSSLAANVAIDGGGGTDQVAFDETFVLKNNDDLDVLAEQITINAGVSVQTQGTGRVTLKVDDLNVDLTSTIQSADSVVLAPLSADRDIGVGTENTGELSLPIGLLNRITSPSLVIGNEEINGDITLSGDVTLATNTDLQFITSGDIFLAGTIDTAGGKLWLNPGAAPHAVHVGLTSNEVIASELSFAPNRDIRFTIDGTTPNTEYSQLSLLGSLDLTGVNLVIDGEYSVGLAESFVLIENDGMEAVLGTFKGLPESSFIDNFLGSSLSAQITYLGSDAATGNDVVLTVTTPPNVPPVADAGGPYEVNEGGAVQLNALNSRDPDASDETLVFHWDLDGDGVFGETGVGAERGDELGSNPDFDANHLNGPTSVTVGMRAIDLSGDSDTAYATVNVRNVAPTISLDPSIAVGRGETWTIDGSFVDPGPDIWTGTINYADGSGDQLLVLNGNEFELSHAYGAAGVYTAIVTIDDGEGGVTSKNLIVEVDLPPLADLTLISSDVLFDPINPGVGESFDFVVDVTNAGTLAASEVPVSIQVYDALTESFLEIGRGLLPSIDADPEEDAKSEAQIRVTWDGNNGQPALPTKEAYLLVRVVLDPDSTIEELDESNNEAIQVLQVGSPDFGSAELVADIPDRTFYRDQYVAVGGQAYYDFSTIPGTNDFPIQNASVTARLFDSSGNVLAASGARTAPNGNFLHTMRSPKEDGDYTLRFEISDGTFSRVFESTLTVDGESPDPPPQRPRGPAGPGYVFSSSVEVTDPVLPENPQIGEEATILGSFNFELDQLLLKVPVTFNDLFPVAGQVRTFEIGSGSISFPEGGLAGPALLSMGWTPTAEGYHIIQVIAKPEFEFKAHTHTTRLVLVGDLDTTSLNVEYDTTIVPDSELVSLMSASRGFATAFAAPSMRAVAVSETPEPGDTLSFTLRYENTGTTTITGGVLMDDFDESLMGMPTNISDGGTADGNVIRWELGDIAPGAFGTVTYEVTINSSAEFPPGSAYLFNTAVLNADQAVAASTSELTVNNNAPVISSINVEPIIDANGDVTLTGTFSDASTVDTHTINVSWGDNQTDTLIFTAGQREFRIGHSYALNSSPPKDGIYAINVSVSDDSSQTSNSGVTTQLPAVALADSFEVDQATTLSVEIADSVLSNDIGATSDPLQAVLATAPEYAESFTLRPDGTFTYTPLEDFRGIDEFSYYAENSAGKSQTAIVQILVRNLAPTIESIELAGRDDQSVAGEVVRISGTFLDAGTSLIHFGTVDWGDGSGPRPLEISIDSNSKTFEATHIYATPGSYPVEITIDDGDLHTTTSLTAEIQSAEPTTGVRLVNGVLHIIGTDQNDLVNVSRLGSRVYVYANFLPSTHRLQLGSTWFPLADVQSIEAKMRDGNDIFRASAWVTVPATIDGGSGNDVLTAGGGSSLLLGGEGNDFLLGGQARNVLIGGGGRDHLLGGRDEDLLIGGDFHAIDENPSGHSLQDQVMSVWNGDDPYNTRIEAIDGLIDDTDDGERDMLFGLSGRDLYFNGLGDRAIGVRRAGSQAETIL